The Primulina tabacum isolate GXHZ01 chromosome 16, ASM2559414v2, whole genome shotgun sequence genome window below encodes:
- the LOC142529126 gene encoding uncharacterized protein LOC142529126 isoform X1: MGLLTVGGKGRLKIVTLSIAGISEVPEEEESVLIYRKNKRVKNMELSNSPEASDSEFTKEEAGSVSPDAPRRISTSDLPVESESISPSVSERTKEKGTVSGDGISMDVEENTLMDSVSREKVQIDLSNRNVGGNCGNMDMLTVTVNIENSIEVPRVVSVDPCSQVPQKDLDENQSAHVSNDTSATNEHFCDSHVLTDRPLEENCQEHDVESAKENIVKLPEVYSCDAFHLEQNKHSVASSIDPSVSQFDGIEGLSSEVVNKCVDVVVDKAFAGYNGKKLLVLDVNGLLVDISSYVPYDYDPDEIIFRKAVFKRPYCDDFLKFCFERFNVGVWTSKTKRNMEPILDFLLGNEKSKLLFCWDQSHCTYTGYYAVERRHKPLLLKKLKKLWDKVEPDLPWERGLFNEYNTLLLDDSPYKALCNPRYTAIFPYTYHFRDMQDNSLGPEGDLRAYLHALATAENVQEYVRQNPFGQRAITEKNLSWGYYLKVIEASSSPPHQAADASSSPLHQTADDALIQQEF; the protein is encoded by the exons ATGG GTTTGCTTACAGTCGGCGGAAAAGGTAGATTAAAGATTGTGACTCTG AGCATTGCAGGAATTAGTGAAGTTCCAGAAGAGGAGGAGAGTGTTCTGATCTACCGAAAGAATAAAAGGGTAAAAAACATGGAACTGTCCAACTCGCCAGAAGCATCTGATTCAGAATTTACCAAGGAGGAGGCCGGTTCCGTGTCACCTGATGCGCCTCGCAGAATAAGTACTTCAGATCTGCCAGTGGAATCTGAATCTATTTCACCTAGCGTATCTGAAAGAACGAAAGAGAAAGGGACTGTTTCTGGAGACGGGATTTCAATGGATGTCGAGGAAAACACATTAATGGATTCAGTTAGTCGTGAAAAAGTGCAGATTGACCTGTCAAATCGAAATGTGGGTGGAAATTGTGGTAATATGGATATGCTTACAGTTACCGTTAACATAGAAAATAGCATTGAAGTCCCAAGAGTTGTTTCTGTTGATCCATGTAGCCAAGTTCCACAAAAAGACTTGGACGAGAATCAGTCTGCTCATGTATCTAATGATACATCTGCAACAAATGAACACTTTTGTGATTCACATGTGCTTACAGATAGACCTCTGGAAGAAAATTGTCAAGAACATGACGTGGAGAGTGCCAAAGAAAATATTGTTAAATTGCCAGAAGTATATTCTTGTGATGCATTTCACTTGGAACAAAACAAACATTCTGTGGCATCAAGTATTGATCCTTCTGTATCGCAGTTTGATGGAATTGAAGGTCTTTCTTCTGAAGTTGTAAATAAATGCGTTGATGTAGTGGTGGATAAAGCTTTTGCTGGCTACAATGGAAAGAAGCTTCTTGTTCTTGATGTGAATGGGTTACTTGTTGACATTTCGTCGTATGTGCCTTACGATTACGATCCAGATGAAATAATATTTAGGAAAGCAG TTTTTAAAAGACCCTACTGTGATGATTTTTTGAAGTTTTGCTTTGAGAGATTTAATGTTGGTGTATGGACTTCAAAAACCAA AAGAAATATGGAACCAATACTTGATTTTCTGTTGGGAAACGAGAAGAGCAAGTTACTTTTTTGTTGG GATCAGTCACATTGCACCTATACCGGTTATTATGCTGTTGAGAGAAGGCACAAGCCTCTtctcttaaaaaaattaaagaagttGTGGGACAAGGTTGAGCCAGATCTTCCATGGGAGCGGGGATTATTTAATGAATACAACACTCTTTTGTTGGATGATTCCCCTTACAAGGCATTATGCAATCCT CGGTATACTGCCATCTTCCCATACACCTATCATTTCCGAGATATGCAGGACAATTCATTAG GACCGGAAGGCGATCTTCGTGCTTACTTGCATGCGCTAGCTACTGCAGAAAACGTTCAGGAATATGTGAGGCAAAATCCATTTGGCCAGAGAGCCATCACCGAAAAAAATTTATCATGGGGTTACTATCTTAAAGTTATTGAAGCTAGTTCGTCTCCACCACATCAAGCCGCGGATGCCAGCTCGTCTCCCCTACATCAAACTGCGGATGATGCTTTAATACAACAAGAATTCTGA
- the LOC142529126 gene encoding uncharacterized protein LOC142529126 isoform X2, which produces MGLLTVGGKGISEVPEEEESVLIYRKNKRVKNMELSNSPEASDSEFTKEEAGSVSPDAPRRISTSDLPVESESISPSVSERTKEKGTVSGDGISMDVEENTLMDSVSREKVQIDLSNRNVGGNCGNMDMLTVTVNIENSIEVPRVVSVDPCSQVPQKDLDENQSAHVSNDTSATNEHFCDSHVLTDRPLEENCQEHDVESAKENIVKLPEVYSCDAFHLEQNKHSVASSIDPSVSQFDGIEGLSSEVVNKCVDVVVDKAFAGYNGKKLLVLDVNGLLVDISSYVPYDYDPDEIIFRKAVFKRPYCDDFLKFCFERFNVGVWTSKTKRNMEPILDFLLGNEKSKLLFCWDQSHCTYTGYYAVERRHKPLLLKKLKKLWDKVEPDLPWERGLFNEYNTLLLDDSPYKALCNPRYTAIFPYTYHFRDMQDNSLGPEGDLRAYLHALATAENVQEYVRQNPFGQRAITEKNLSWGYYLKVIEASSSPPHQAADASSSPLHQTADDALIQQEF; this is translated from the exons ATGG GTTTGCTTACAGTCGGCGGAAAAG GAATTAGTGAAGTTCCAGAAGAGGAGGAGAGTGTTCTGATCTACCGAAAGAATAAAAGGGTAAAAAACATGGAACTGTCCAACTCGCCAGAAGCATCTGATTCAGAATTTACCAAGGAGGAGGCCGGTTCCGTGTCACCTGATGCGCCTCGCAGAATAAGTACTTCAGATCTGCCAGTGGAATCTGAATCTATTTCACCTAGCGTATCTGAAAGAACGAAAGAGAAAGGGACTGTTTCTGGAGACGGGATTTCAATGGATGTCGAGGAAAACACATTAATGGATTCAGTTAGTCGTGAAAAAGTGCAGATTGACCTGTCAAATCGAAATGTGGGTGGAAATTGTGGTAATATGGATATGCTTACAGTTACCGTTAACATAGAAAATAGCATTGAAGTCCCAAGAGTTGTTTCTGTTGATCCATGTAGCCAAGTTCCACAAAAAGACTTGGACGAGAATCAGTCTGCTCATGTATCTAATGATACATCTGCAACAAATGAACACTTTTGTGATTCACATGTGCTTACAGATAGACCTCTGGAAGAAAATTGTCAAGAACATGACGTGGAGAGTGCCAAAGAAAATATTGTTAAATTGCCAGAAGTATATTCTTGTGATGCATTTCACTTGGAACAAAACAAACATTCTGTGGCATCAAGTATTGATCCTTCTGTATCGCAGTTTGATGGAATTGAAGGTCTTTCTTCTGAAGTTGTAAATAAATGCGTTGATGTAGTGGTGGATAAAGCTTTTGCTGGCTACAATGGAAAGAAGCTTCTTGTTCTTGATGTGAATGGGTTACTTGTTGACATTTCGTCGTATGTGCCTTACGATTACGATCCAGATGAAATAATATTTAGGAAAGCAG TTTTTAAAAGACCCTACTGTGATGATTTTTTGAAGTTTTGCTTTGAGAGATTTAATGTTGGTGTATGGACTTCAAAAACCAA AAGAAATATGGAACCAATACTTGATTTTCTGTTGGGAAACGAGAAGAGCAAGTTACTTTTTTGTTGG GATCAGTCACATTGCACCTATACCGGTTATTATGCTGTTGAGAGAAGGCACAAGCCTCTtctcttaaaaaaattaaagaagttGTGGGACAAGGTTGAGCCAGATCTTCCATGGGAGCGGGGATTATTTAATGAATACAACACTCTTTTGTTGGATGATTCCCCTTACAAGGCATTATGCAATCCT CGGTATACTGCCATCTTCCCATACACCTATCATTTCCGAGATATGCAGGACAATTCATTAG GACCGGAAGGCGATCTTCGTGCTTACTTGCATGCGCTAGCTACTGCAGAAAACGTTCAGGAATATGTGAGGCAAAATCCATTTGGCCAGAGAGCCATCACCGAAAAAAATTTATCATGGGGTTACTATCTTAAAGTTATTGAAGCTAGTTCGTCTCCACCACATCAAGCCGCGGATGCCAGCTCGTCTCCCCTACATCAAACTGCGGATGATGCTTTAATACAACAAGAATTCTGA
- the LOC142529126 gene encoding uncharacterized protein LOC142529126 isoform X3, translating to MGISEVPEEEESVLIYRKNKRVKNMELSNSPEASDSEFTKEEAGSVSPDAPRRISTSDLPVESESISPSVSERTKEKGTVSGDGISMDVEENTLMDSVSREKVQIDLSNRNVGGNCGNMDMLTVTVNIENSIEVPRVVSVDPCSQVPQKDLDENQSAHVSNDTSATNEHFCDSHVLTDRPLEENCQEHDVESAKENIVKLPEVYSCDAFHLEQNKHSVASSIDPSVSQFDGIEGLSSEVVNKCVDVVVDKAFAGYNGKKLLVLDVNGLLVDISSYVPYDYDPDEIIFRKAVFKRPYCDDFLKFCFERFNVGVWTSKTKRNMEPILDFLLGNEKSKLLFCWDQSHCTYTGYYAVERRHKPLLLKKLKKLWDKVEPDLPWERGLFNEYNTLLLDDSPYKALCNPRYTAIFPYTYHFRDMQDNSLGPEGDLRAYLHALATAENVQEYVRQNPFGQRAITEKNLSWGYYLKVIEASSSPPHQAADASSSPLHQTADDALIQQEF from the exons ATGG GAATTAGTGAAGTTCCAGAAGAGGAGGAGAGTGTTCTGATCTACCGAAAGAATAAAAGGGTAAAAAACATGGAACTGTCCAACTCGCCAGAAGCATCTGATTCAGAATTTACCAAGGAGGAGGCCGGTTCCGTGTCACCTGATGCGCCTCGCAGAATAAGTACTTCAGATCTGCCAGTGGAATCTGAATCTATTTCACCTAGCGTATCTGAAAGAACGAAAGAGAAAGGGACTGTTTCTGGAGACGGGATTTCAATGGATGTCGAGGAAAACACATTAATGGATTCAGTTAGTCGTGAAAAAGTGCAGATTGACCTGTCAAATCGAAATGTGGGTGGAAATTGTGGTAATATGGATATGCTTACAGTTACCGTTAACATAGAAAATAGCATTGAAGTCCCAAGAGTTGTTTCTGTTGATCCATGTAGCCAAGTTCCACAAAAAGACTTGGACGAGAATCAGTCTGCTCATGTATCTAATGATACATCTGCAACAAATGAACACTTTTGTGATTCACATGTGCTTACAGATAGACCTCTGGAAGAAAATTGTCAAGAACATGACGTGGAGAGTGCCAAAGAAAATATTGTTAAATTGCCAGAAGTATATTCTTGTGATGCATTTCACTTGGAACAAAACAAACATTCTGTGGCATCAAGTATTGATCCTTCTGTATCGCAGTTTGATGGAATTGAAGGTCTTTCTTCTGAAGTTGTAAATAAATGCGTTGATGTAGTGGTGGATAAAGCTTTTGCTGGCTACAATGGAAAGAAGCTTCTTGTTCTTGATGTGAATGGGTTACTTGTTGACATTTCGTCGTATGTGCCTTACGATTACGATCCAGATGAAATAATATTTAGGAAAGCAG TTTTTAAAAGACCCTACTGTGATGATTTTTTGAAGTTTTGCTTTGAGAGATTTAATGTTGGTGTATGGACTTCAAAAACCAA AAGAAATATGGAACCAATACTTGATTTTCTGTTGGGAAACGAGAAGAGCAAGTTACTTTTTTGTTGG GATCAGTCACATTGCACCTATACCGGTTATTATGCTGTTGAGAGAAGGCACAAGCCTCTtctcttaaaaaaattaaagaagttGTGGGACAAGGTTGAGCCAGATCTTCCATGGGAGCGGGGATTATTTAATGAATACAACACTCTTTTGTTGGATGATTCCCCTTACAAGGCATTATGCAATCCT CGGTATACTGCCATCTTCCCATACACCTATCATTTCCGAGATATGCAGGACAATTCATTAG GACCGGAAGGCGATCTTCGTGCTTACTTGCATGCGCTAGCTACTGCAGAAAACGTTCAGGAATATGTGAGGCAAAATCCATTTGGCCAGAGAGCCATCACCGAAAAAAATTTATCATGGGGTTACTATCTTAAAGTTATTGAAGCTAGTTCGTCTCCACCACATCAAGCCGCGGATGCCAGCTCGTCTCCCCTACATCAAACTGCGGATGATGCTTTAATACAACAAGAATTCTGA
- the LOC142529126 gene encoding uncharacterized protein LOC142529126 isoform X4, giving the protein MELSNSPEASDSEFTKEEAGSVSPDAPRRISTSDLPVESESISPSVSERTKEKGTVSGDGISMDVEENTLMDSVSREKVQIDLSNRNVGGNCGNMDMLTVTVNIENSIEVPRVVSVDPCSQVPQKDLDENQSAHVSNDTSATNEHFCDSHVLTDRPLEENCQEHDVESAKENIVKLPEVYSCDAFHLEQNKHSVASSIDPSVSQFDGIEGLSSEVVNKCVDVVVDKAFAGYNGKKLLVLDVNGLLVDISSYVPYDYDPDEIIFRKAVFKRPYCDDFLKFCFERFNVGVWTSKTKRNMEPILDFLLGNEKSKLLFCWDQSHCTYTGYYAVERRHKPLLLKKLKKLWDKVEPDLPWERGLFNEYNTLLLDDSPYKALCNPRYTAIFPYTYHFRDMQDNSLGPEGDLRAYLHALATAENVQEYVRQNPFGQRAITEKNLSWGYYLKVIEASSSPPHQAADASSSPLHQTADDALIQQEF; this is encoded by the exons ATGGAACTGTCCAACTCGCCAGAAGCATCTGATTCAGAATTTACCAAGGAGGAGGCCGGTTCCGTGTCACCTGATGCGCCTCGCAGAATAAGTACTTCAGATCTGCCAGTGGAATCTGAATCTATTTCACCTAGCGTATCTGAAAGAACGAAAGAGAAAGGGACTGTTTCTGGAGACGGGATTTCAATGGATGTCGAGGAAAACACATTAATGGATTCAGTTAGTCGTGAAAAAGTGCAGATTGACCTGTCAAATCGAAATGTGGGTGGAAATTGTGGTAATATGGATATGCTTACAGTTACCGTTAACATAGAAAATAGCATTGAAGTCCCAAGAGTTGTTTCTGTTGATCCATGTAGCCAAGTTCCACAAAAAGACTTGGACGAGAATCAGTCTGCTCATGTATCTAATGATACATCTGCAACAAATGAACACTTTTGTGATTCACATGTGCTTACAGATAGACCTCTGGAAGAAAATTGTCAAGAACATGACGTGGAGAGTGCCAAAGAAAATATTGTTAAATTGCCAGAAGTATATTCTTGTGATGCATTTCACTTGGAACAAAACAAACATTCTGTGGCATCAAGTATTGATCCTTCTGTATCGCAGTTTGATGGAATTGAAGGTCTTTCTTCTGAAGTTGTAAATAAATGCGTTGATGTAGTGGTGGATAAAGCTTTTGCTGGCTACAATGGAAAGAAGCTTCTTGTTCTTGATGTGAATGGGTTACTTGTTGACATTTCGTCGTATGTGCCTTACGATTACGATCCAGATGAAATAATATTTAGGAAAGCAG TTTTTAAAAGACCCTACTGTGATGATTTTTTGAAGTTTTGCTTTGAGAGATTTAATGTTGGTGTATGGACTTCAAAAACCAA AAGAAATATGGAACCAATACTTGATTTTCTGTTGGGAAACGAGAAGAGCAAGTTACTTTTTTGTTGG GATCAGTCACATTGCACCTATACCGGTTATTATGCTGTTGAGAGAAGGCACAAGCCTCTtctcttaaaaaaattaaagaagttGTGGGACAAGGTTGAGCCAGATCTTCCATGGGAGCGGGGATTATTTAATGAATACAACACTCTTTTGTTGGATGATTCCCCTTACAAGGCATTATGCAATCCT CGGTATACTGCCATCTTCCCATACACCTATCATTTCCGAGATATGCAGGACAATTCATTAG GACCGGAAGGCGATCTTCGTGCTTACTTGCATGCGCTAGCTACTGCAGAAAACGTTCAGGAATATGTGAGGCAAAATCCATTTGGCCAGAGAGCCATCACCGAAAAAAATTTATCATGGGGTTACTATCTTAAAGTTATTGAAGCTAGTTCGTCTCCACCACATCAAGCCGCGGATGCCAGCTCGTCTCCCCTACATCAAACTGCGGATGATGCTTTAATACAACAAGAATTCTGA
- the LOC142528690 gene encoding LOW QUALITY PROTEIN: protein LONGIFOLIA 1-like (The sequence of the model RefSeq protein was modified relative to this genomic sequence to represent the inferred CDS: deleted 2 bases in 1 codon) — protein MAAKLLQSLTDENLDLQKQIGCMTGIFQLFDRQHMITGGRRIVGHTSKRLPAGKSHFSNGNLERDSSSGQLRSGSLEKYSNKNVQERQRVFAESARASFSSSSRSSSFCSLDCNRTTQLEPTSFDGVIFPETPSRDSAMSLQDSSPHFSRHVIDLRHLVKDSMYREVQGSSVKAKFTDATDNVAKHRDLPRPPLKTGVGSHGLCPDKNSVTTADLKESLRVLAKLQEAPWYHDEPRELLRSASYHSKDGSSFSKDFPRFSYDGREMNRAHDVSKSSLKLKDLPRLSLDSREGSSRSLKADSKSNFFVKTLQKESSEVDRKTQNLQQSPGNQARPPSVVAKLMGLETLPDSVSSGETNVGSSRSYQNEDFVNVSRSVTNTDSSKPIQLLTSSSSKNLWKEPSSPRMKPMSRFPIEPAPWKQTDVTKSSQKPASRSTRAPAKTPNTIPTVYSEIEKRLKDLEFTQSGKDLRALKQILESMQAKGLLETEKEVQGSNFTSHKDHEQKISSSIHDSRLLNSRNSKTDQILASTKKKVGSGRNYESPIVIMKPAKLVEKSGIPAASMLSLDGFSGLPKHQDSNSVESRKGSSSGRTTNDSATKSNQRENYVTPINLKNDRTSKAAENSTSPQQSAKDNNASSGKSSGLISPRYQQKKSELEKRTRPPTTPPDSSKLRKQPNKQQTESVSPAGGRRPKNPNFHTIEEKPSEICVQPRISTYRERDNLVQLIDNTVHESRSADGSEKSPSTCDRQYPSMKACERVVSGLAEKKSILTLNDEEVAELACAPTEYSSPISVLDSVALKDDSPSPVKYIGKTLKVDVSIYAEKNTNAVQGSSMVNCGLNSIEMGITSEMNREKLENIENLVQKLRRINSSHDEARTDYIASLCENTDPDHRYISEILLASGLLLRDLGGSLINFQFHPSGHPINPDLFLVLEQTKASTLLKEERSNGRTTAQMMSIDKFHRKLIFDTVNEILTQRLAFSEPWPRTLKPARKAVNAQKLLRELCSEIEGLRTETSKCGGFDAEDDGWKNILCQDLILRSESWTNFDDEISGPVLDIERLIFKDLVDEIVIRESTGMKTKSGRHRNHFSK, from the exons ATGGCAGCAAAGCTTTTACAGTCTTTGACAGATGAAAATTTAGATTTGCAGAAGCAAATAGGATGTATGACTGGCATATTTCAGCTGTTTGATCGGCAGCATATGATCACCGGCGGCAGGCGAATTGTCGGCCATACGTCGAAGAGGCTTCCTGCTG GAAAATCCCACTTCAGTAATGGTAATTTAGAGAGAGATTCTTCCAGTGGACAGCTAAGATCTGGATCACTG GAGAAATACTCAAACAAGAATGTACAAGAGAGACAAAGAGTATTCGCCGAATCGGCCAGGGCTTCATTCTCATCTTCTTCCCGCTCATCCTCTTTTTGTTCCCTCGATTGTAACAGAACTACTCAGTTAGAACCAACCTCCTTTGATGGAGTAATTTTCCCGGAAACTCCCTCGAGGGATTCAGCTATGAGCCTGCAGGATTCATCTCCGCACTTTAGTCGGCATGTAATTGATCTCAGGCATTTAGTGAAGGATTCCATGTACAGGGAAGTTCAGGGATCATCGGTTAAAGCTAAATTCACGGACGCAACGGATAATGTAGCGAAGCACAGAGACTTACCTAGGCCACCTTTAAAAACTGGTGTCGGTTCCCATGGTTTATGTCCTGATAAAAATTCAGTTACAACTGCTGATCTCAAAGAGTCTCTTAGAGTTCTAGCTAAACTTCAAGAAGCACCTTGGTATCATGATGAACCTAGAGAACTTTTGAGATCAGCGTCCTACCACTCGAAAGATGGTTCATCATTTTCGAAGGATTTCCCTCGGTTTTCTTATGATGGAAGGGAAATGAACCGGGCTCATGATGTTTCCAAATCTTCCCTCAAGCTTAAAGACCTTCCGAGACTTTCATTAGACAGTAGGGAAGGTTCATCGCGGAGCCTGAAAGCTGACTCAAAATCAAACTTTTTTGTGAAAACATTGCAGAAGGAAAGCAGTGAGGTTGATAGAAAGACTCAGAATCTGCAACAATCTCCTGGAAACCAAGCACGGCCTCCAAGTGTTGTCGCAAAGCTGATGGGTTTGGAAACACTGCCCGATTCAGTCTCATCTGGTGAAACCAATGTGGGTTCGAGTAGGAGTTATCAAAATGAAGATTTTGTTAATGTTTCAAGGTCTGTTACAAACACCGATTCAAGCAAACCAATCCAACTATTGACTTCAAGTTCTTCGAAAAACTTGTGGAAGGAGCCTAGCTCACCACGAATGAAACCAATGTCGCGGTTTCCAATTGAACCTGCACCATGGAAGCAGACTGATGTAACTAAAAGCTCTCAGAAACCAGCCTCCAGAAGCACAAGAGCTCCAGCGAAGACTCCAAACACCATTCCTACTGTTTACAGTGAGATTGAGAAGAGATTAAAAGATCTTGAATTTACACAATCTGGAAAGGACCTTCGAGCACTTAAACAGATACTTGAATCAATGCAGGCAAAGGGACTTTTAGAAACCGAAAAGGAAGTGCAAGGTTCAAATTTTACCAGTCATAAAGATCATGAGCAAAAAATTTCAAGTTCGATACATGATTCTAGATTATTGAACAGTCGAAATTCAAAGACGGATCAAATTCTTGCTTCCACAAAGAAGAAG GTAGGATCAGGAAGAAATTACGAGTCACCTATTGTAATCATGAAACCAGCTAAACTTGTTGAGAAATCTGGTATACCTGCTGCTTCTATGCTTTCACTTGATGGCTTTTCTGGTCTGCCCAAACATCAGGATAGTAACTCTGTTGAAAGTAGGAAGGGGTCAAGCAGTGGCAGAACGACTAACGATTCTGCTACTAAATCCAATCAACGAGAAAATTATGTGACTCCCATCAATTTGAAAAATGACAGAACTTCGAAAGCCGCTGAGAATTCAACAAGTCCCCAACAGTCAGCTAAAGATAACAATGCAAGTTCAGGGAAGAGTTCGGGATTAATCAGCCCAAGATATCAACAGAAGAAATCCGAGCTGGAAAAAAGAACTCGACCACCAACCACCCCTCCTGATTCAAGTAAGTTGAGAAAACAGCCAAACAAGCAACAGACTGAGTCTGTTTCACCAGCTGGAGGACGCAGGCCAAAAAATCCCAACTTTCATACAATCGAGGAAAAACCTAGTGAAATCTGCGTCCAACCAAGGATTTCGACTTACCGTGAAAGGGACAACTTAGTTCAACTAATCGATAATACCGTACATGAATCAAGAAGCGCAGATGGTTCTGAAAAATCTCCTAGCACATGTGATAGGCAGTATCCATCCATGAAGGCTTGTGAACGTGTGGTATCTGGCTTGGCAGAAAAG AAATCTATCCTAACACTGAACGACGAAGAAGTAGCGGAGCTAGCTTGTGCTCCTACCGAGTACTCAAGTCCCATCTCTGTTCTTGATAGTGTGGCACTTAAAGATGATTCGCCTTCACCTGTGAAATATATAGGAAAGACCCTCAAAG TTGATGTATCCATTTATGCAGAGAAGAATACTAACGCGGTTCAAGGAAGTTCAATGGTTAATTGTGGTTTGAACTCCATAGAAATGGGTATCACGTCTGAAATGAACAGAGAGAAACTTGAGAACATCGAAAATTTAGTCCAGAAGCTCAGAAGGATCAACTCTAGCCACGATGAAGCTCGAACAGATTACATCGCCTCTTTATGCGAGAACACAGATCCGGATCACCGATACATTTCTGAGATTCTATTAGCTTCAGGTCTCCTCCTCCGAGACCTCGGAGGGAGCCTGATAAATTTCCAGTTCCATCCATCCGGCCATCCTATCAACCCTGATTTGTTTTTGGTCTTGGAACAAACAAAAGCAAGCACATTACTGAAGGAAGAACGTAGCAACGGAAGGACGACAGCTCAGATGATGTCCATAGATAAATTTCATCGAAAACTAATTTTTGACACAGTGAATGAGATTCTTACCCAAAGATTGGCATTTTCTGAGCCATGGCCGAGGACGCTTAAGCCCGCAAGAAAGGCAGTGAATGCACAGAAGCTTCTCAGAGAATTGTGTTCCGAGATTGAAGGGCTTCGCACCGAAACTTCAAAATGTGGTGGCTTTGATGCAGAGGACGACGGATGGAAAAACATCTTATGTCAAGATTTGATTCTGCGGTCTGAAAGCTGGACAAATTTCGATGATGAAATCTCTGGTCCCGTTCTTGACATCGAACGTTTGATTTTTAAGGATTTAGTCGACGAGATCGTGATCCGAGAGTCTACTGGAATGAAAACGAAATCCGGCAGGCATAGGAATCACTTCTCAAAGTAA